In Ahaetulla prasina isolate Xishuangbanna chromosome 5, ASM2864084v1, whole genome shotgun sequence, the following are encoded in one genomic region:
- the CNGA4 gene encoding cyclic nucleotide-gated cation channel alpha-4, translating to MNGMVQRARRGAKAETADPKAPRKDLGSGTRILDPSGDKYYYWLILMVPPILYNWVILICRFCFPELQQRYLLLWLALDYLCDLLYLLDIVVHFHTGFLEEGSLIQDRAQISRRYRCSSAFLWDFLSVLPTDLLYLYVELGSPAVRANRFLRSPRLFEAFDRIETRTAHPNSFRISKLMLYVFVTIHWNSCVYFALSNFIGFGTDEWVYPNSSLPGFDQLLRQYLYSFYFSTLILTTVGDTPMPQREEEFLFMAIDFLLAVMGFATIMGSMTSVISNMNHADKSFYPNYDLVKDYLHSQQISRQLQHRVIDWQQHLQMNKKMTNELQILQHLPERLRAEVAISVHLPTLRKVQIFQNCEQSLLEELVLKLKPQVYSPGEYVCRKGDIGREMYFIREGQLAVVADDGVTQYAVLGEGLYFGEISIISIKGNQSGNRRTANIKSIGYSDLFCLSKEDLKEVLAEFPNAKAVMEAKGREILLKMNKLDVNAEAAEIAKQEEEERRTVALEEGLDALQTKLARVLAGLESGAFKIALRLERLEWQVQIWGEGEGKGDGAEEGTEA from the exons cAAGGACTTAGGCAGTGGGACTCGCATCCTGGACCCCTCTGGAGACAAATATTACTACTGGCTGATCCTGATGGTGCCCCCCATCCTTTACAACTGGGTCATCCTCATCTGCAG GTTCTGCTTCCCTGAATTGCAGCAGAGATACCTGCTGCTCTGGCTGGCCTTGGACTACCTCTGCGACCTGCTCTACCTGTTGGACATTGTGGTGCATTTCCATACAG GCTTCCTGGAAGAAGGGTCCCTGATTCAAGACCGTGCCCAGATCTCCCGAAGGTACCGGTGCTCCTCGGCCTTCCTGTGGGACTTCCTTTCCGTGCTGCCCACTGACCTCCTCTACCTGTACGTGGAGCTGGGCAGTCCGGCAGTCCGAGCCAACCGCTTTCTGCGGAGCCCCCGCTTGTTTGAGGCCTTTGACCGCATCGAGACCCGTACAGCGCACCCCAACTCCTTCCGCATCTCCAAGTTGATGCTCTATGTCTTCGTCACCATCCACTGGAACAGCTGCGTCTACTTTGCGCTCTCCAATTTCATCGGCTTCGGCACAGACGAGTGGGTCTACCCCAATAGCAGCCTGCCTGGCTTCGACCAGCTCCTTCGCCAGTACCTCTACAGCTTCTACTTCTCCACCCTCATCCTGACCACGGTGGGCGACACCCCCATGCCCCAGCGAGAGGAGGAGTTCCTCTTCATGGCCATCGACTTCCTCCTGGCCGTCATGGGCTTTGCCACCATCATGGGGAGCATGACGTCCGTCATCTCCAACATGAACCACGCCGACAAGTCCTTCTACCCCAACTACGACTTggtgaaggactacctgcactcccAGCAGATCAGCCGGCAGCTGCAACACCGGGTGATCGACTGGCAGCAACACCTGCAGATGAATAAGAAGATGACCAACGAGCTACAGATCCTCCAGCACCTGCCCGAGCGCCTGCGAGCTGAGGTGGCCATCAGTGTCCACCTGCCCACTCTTCGCAAGGTCCAGATCTTCCAGAATTGCGAGCAGAGCCTGCTGGAAGAGCTGGTGCTCAAGCTGAAGCCACAAGTCTACAGCCCCGGGGAGTATGTGTGCCGGAAGGGGGACATCGGCCGGGAGATGTACTTTATCCGCGAAGGGCAGCTGGCCGTGGTGGCGGATGATGGCGTGACCCAGTATGCGGTGCTGGGGGAAGGGCTGTACTTTGGAGAGATCAGCATCATCAGCATCAAAg GGAACCAGTCCGGGAACCGCCGTACGGCCAACATCAAAAGCATTGGCTACTCAGACCTCTTCTGCCTCTCCAAGGAGGACCTCAAGGAGGTGCTGGCTGAGTTCCCCAATGCCAAGGCAGTGATGGAGGCCAAGGGCCGGGAGATCCTGCTCAAGATGAACAAGCTGGACGTCAATGCTGAGGCAGCTGAGATCgccaagcaggaggaggaggagcgacGGACGGTGGCCCTGGAGGAGGGGCTGGACGCCCTGCAGACGAAATTGGCCCGTGTCCTGGCAGGGCTGGAGTCTGGCGCCTTCAAGATCGCCTTGCGACTGGAGCGCCTGGAGTGGCAGGTGCAGatttggggggaaggggaggggaagggggatggTGCAGAGGAGGGGACCGAGGCTTAG